A window of the Lolium perenne isolate Kyuss_39 chromosome 7, Kyuss_2.0, whole genome shotgun sequence genome harbors these coding sequences:
- the LOC127316326 gene encoding serine/threonine protein kinase OSK1, with translation MAAGTSGEQQQHLHARYEVEEIRIGEGAYANVYPARHRLTGRHVAVKIFHAPTHAEEGGEEGAEREIRIMRQLRHHPHVIRFYEATVIASPDVGDSKQRKKKDKTKKQQPQQVCIVMELAESGELYNHVLASDRGLEEGEARRVFRQLVSGVAYCHRNMVVHHDLKLENVLLDAGKNVKLADFGFSNFFGPVQIPGAACGSLLYAAPEVTAERTEDEATRYLGPEVDMWSCGVILFAMLCGYLPFDGPDDDEPAIKRRIASGKVKIPSRISDDPRALILGMLQVSPHRRLTVAEVCHHPWLQHSIPRYLAMPAPLHDANTQILRVCDRTVEDIVKMMVGLDKHNLVELLHNGVENQATVAYYLMLDKRYDAPTRYMWLMRD, from the exons ATGGCGGCCGGAACTAGCGGGGAGCAGCAGCAGCATCTGCATGCACGGTACGAGGTGGAGGAAATCCGCATCGGCGAGGGCGCCTACGCCAACGTGTACCCGGCCAGGCACCGCCTCACCGGCCGCCATGTCGCCGTGAAGATATTCCACGCCCCAACTCATGcggaagaaggaggagaagaaggggCGGAGAGGGAGATCCGGATCATGAGGCAGCTGCGGCACCACCCCCATGTCATCCGCTTCTACGAGGCCACCGTGATCGCCTCCCCCGACGTCGGCGACAGCAAGCAGAGGAAGAAAAAGGACAAGACCAAGAAGCAGCAGCCGCAGCAGGTATGCATCGTGATGGAGCTGGCCGAATCGGGTGAGCTCTACAACCACGTCCTCGCCAGCGATCGCGGGCTGGAGGAGGGGGAGGCGCGGCGCGTGTTCCGGCAGCTGGTCTCCGGCGTGGCATACTGCCACCGGAACATGGTGGTGCACCACGACCTCAAGCTCGAGAACGTCTTGCTGGACGCCGGGAAGAACGTCAAGCTGGCGGATTTCGGGTTCAGCAACTTCTTCGGCCCCGTCCAGATCCCCGGGGCGGCCTGCGGGAGCCTGCTCTACGCCGCCCCGGAGGTGACCGCCGAGCGAACGGAAGATGAAGCAACGAGATATCTTGGTCCGGAGGTGGACATGTGGAGCTGCGGTGTCATCCTCTTTGCCATGCTCTGTGGCTACCTCCCCTTCGATGGCCCCGATGACGATGAACCCGCTATAAAGAGGAGAATCGCC AGTGGGAAGGTGAAGATCCCAAGCAGGATTTCGGACGATCCTAGGGCACTCATCTTAGGCATGCTTCAAGTGAGCCCCCACAGGCGGTTGACCGTCGCCGAGGTGTGCCACCATCCATGGCTCCAACACTCTATCCCTCGCTACCTCGCCATGCCGGCTCCTCTCCATGACGCCAACACCCAAATCCTCAGG GTTTGTGATCGCACCGTTGAGGATATAGTCAAGATGATGGTTGGGTTGGACAAACATAACCTGGTTGAGTTGCTGCATAATGGAGTCGAAAACCAA GCGACAGTTGCATACTATCTCATGTTGGACAAGCGGTATGATGCTCCTACTCGTTACATGTGGTTAATGCGCGACTAG